The following nucleotide sequence is from Megalops cyprinoides isolate fMegCyp1 chromosome 6, fMegCyp1.pri, whole genome shotgun sequence.
GTGGAATCAGATTTTTAGGCAgggaaatttcattaaaaagtattttttagatttgttttttgATATGGGTGCAATAGATAAGGATTAACTGGGTAATTAATTAACAAGATAATTAGGTCTGGAAAGAACTCCACTGAGCTATGGTGCAGCTGGTCCGGCTGATACCACTCAGAAATATTGTTGCAAGAAAACTACTGACACTTTAAAGAATATCAGCAGTTTTTGCCTGGAGAGTTTTTCCCTCTCAATCTTATTTCTGTCCTGGCATACTGAGCGTCTGTATCTCTGGTCTgcttgtctgtttctctgtactGCAGGGTTCCTGGTCCAGCCTGTCCTTGGAGCCTGGAGTGATCGCTGTACCTCCCGGTTTGGTCGGCGGCGCCCTTTCATCCTGGCTCTTGCCATTGGTAAGGAATATTCAGCCGGTCTGCCATTGGCTAGCACcacctttctcctcctctgattGGTAATGAAGTTCAGGGGAACTTGTCAACCTGCCACGCGACTGTCCTTCAGTGAGACAGCATTGAACAGGGTGTTTTTTTGAATGCCTGTGTGCAGGAGCTTTGTTTGGACTGACCCTGGTGCTGAATGGGCGAGACATCGGGGCCACGCTGGCGGACACCGCAACCAATCACAAGTGGGGGATCGTGCTGACGGTGTGCGGGGTGGTGCTAATGGACTTCAGCGCTGATTCGGCAGACAATCCCAGCCACGCCTACATGATGGACGTGTGCAGCCCCGAGGATCAGGACCGGGGGCTGAACATACACGCCCTCCTGGCAGGTCAGATGGCCGCGCTAACGGGGGTGATCAGAGGAAGAGCATCACAGGGGGGCTCCCCTGCAGCGGGGGGGCTGACCGTTCTGTTTCTCATCTCCCACTGCAGGGCTGGGCGGCGGCTTCGGCTACATCGTGGGCGGAATCAACTGGGACCACACCGAGTTCGGGAGGGCGGTGGGGGGTCAGCTGAGGGTCATCTACCTGTTCACCAGCATCACCCTCATCGTTGCCACGGCGATGACCCTCACCAGCATCCCCGAGCGCCCCCTGACACAGGCGCAGCCCCCGAAGAGCTCCAGGAGCACCCTGAAGAGCCCCAGCCTCCCGCTCCCGCCCTCGCCCCCGGCAGCGCTCGGAGGCCCCggggacgaggaggaggaggaggaagagggaggccCCCAGAGCTACCAGTGCTACGAGCCTCGGCCCTGCCAGCCGGACCTGCTGGCGCACACCTCCAGCGCAGGTGCGAGGCTCTACGCCGGCCTGACCAGCCCCATCTCCCCCCTcagccccctcacccccaaaTACGGCAGCTTCATCAGCCGGGACAGCTCCCTCACTGGCATCAACGAGTTCGCCTCCTCCCTCGGGACATCCTACATCGACAGCGTGCTCATCGACTGCTACACGGGGCAGCAGACCCCCCAGCCCCTCGACCCAGACGCAGCAGCCCCGCCCCTGCCACCAGGAGACACCCCGCCCCCGCAGGGCCTCCCCCAGGCCAGCGTGGGGTCGGTGGGGAGCGGGACCCCTGGCATCCTGAAGCGCCCACAGAGCCTGGCCCTCATGGAGGACCCTCTGGCAACCGCTGCTGTGGGGACGGAGAATGGCCGCAGGCGGACAGTCACCTTCAGCCAGCAGGTGAGTGCGGAGCCCCttccacacacagcagagccccTCTTACATGAAGCACaactcctcccacacacagcagagcccctcccacacacagcagaacCCCTCTTACATGAAGCACAACTCCTCCCACACATAGCAGAACCACTCCCACATGAAGAACAACTCCTCCCACAGACAACAAAGCCCCTCCAACTTACAACAgagcccctcccacacacagcagagcgcctcccacagacagcagagcccctcccacagacagcagagcgCCTCCCACATACAGCAGAGCCTGCTCACTTCCTTCCTgtgctgtgagagagcagagagctctcTGTATGTCTTCAATGCACACCAGCAACTGgaattttttgctgtttgtttttctttctgtcttagCCATACTTTTCACAGGGCTCTCAGACAGAAGAGTTCCATGAATTTCAGACCACTTATAAATTGCTGCTTAAGCACTTAAAAGTTTTTCAATTCACGAATGTATGTCCTAATTATGTTTTCTAAACAGCAGGCTTACAAcaatctgaaaaaatgtattcaataaaattttaatattttgatattacATAAAATGCTGCCCATCATATTTGGCCAAAGCAAAGCAAGAGAAAGCAATCTTTTCAGAATGGGTTGTATTTTTGAGACAATTCCATTTAAACGTTGACAGTTGCATTTAAacttttgaatattaaaaatgttttgtttggcGGGCTCCTAAGTAGCCCAGCGGTTAAGGTGCTTGCTTTGTGTGCAAGCTGAGCTGTACAGctttgatcccagccatgtcgTCAGCCTACAATGACTGAGACCTCACAAGTTGGCTTTGTTCTGCGCGGCACCAGCAGGTTGCTCTGATGACGTCAGTGAAGCCACACGCAGCCTCCAGCCTCTGGTGCACTGGGACTTGTGTACAAAGTGGTTGTGATTGGTGTGAGTGTGCAGAAGGATTGCACGTACGACACCCCATCACTCCTGCATGAACGCACCGGTTGTGGCAAAGAGACAAGTGTAGTATATCCAGCTGGCGACTCAAAAAGGGCAAcataaaaaaagcattaaaaatgttttgcttagAAAACTGAGGCTCCATACAGACTCAGGACGTTACTTAGTCCAGTGTCTTTGTCTGAATAGGATTGGCTGACTCTGTCTCATCTGGCAGGTGGCTAACATACTGCTGAACGGCATCCGCTACGACAGTCACCTGAGTGACAGCACggacacagcagacacacagctctCCATGAAGCTGCTCTGCATCGCCATCTACAGGATGCCACCGTCACTGCGCAGCCTGTGCACCAACCACTTCCTGGGTGAGAACTGCAGCATGCCAGattgtctgtatgtctgtatgtgtgtgtataatgtttGCAGTacacctgtgctgtgtgtatagTCAGTGTTTGTTGTacttctgtgctgtgtgtgtgtgtgtgtgtgtgtgtgtgtatagtcaGTGTTTGTGCTACatctgtgctgtgggtgtgtgggtgtgggtgtggtcagTGCTTGTGCAACACCTCTGTccttatactgtatgttacagtGGAAGCCTGAGAGGATGATACTCAGAGTGTCAGAGTTTAAGGCCGTGTGGTCCCCTGTGTGATAGTGTGAGAGACggcgagtgtgtgagtgtgagagacgGCCGTGTGattgtctgtgcctctgtcctGCAGGCTGGCTGTCCTTCGAGGGCATGCTACTCTTCTACACTGACTTCATGGGTGAGGCTGTGTTTGGGGGAGACCCCAAAGCGCCTCACGACTCAGAGGCTTACCGCCGTTACAACGCGGGGGTCAGCATGGGCTGCTGGGGCATGTGCATCTACGCCTTCAGCGCGGCATTCTACTCAGGTGACACACCTggacctcctctctctctctcagtgactctctctctctcagtgactctctctcagtgactctctcactctgtgacTCTCTCCCAGTGACTCTCTCTCAGCgattctctctcactcagtgactctctctcagtgactctctctcactcagtgactctctcagtgactctctctcactcagtgaCTCCCTCccagtgactctctctctctcagtgactctctctcactcagtgactctctctctcttagcgACTCTCTCAGcggctctctctcactcagtgactctctctctcagtgactctCACTCAGTGACTGACTCTCAgtgactctctctgtgtgactctctcAGCGACTCTCTCAGTGACTctgtgtgactctctctctcagtgactctctctttcagcaactctctctcagtgactctcgctcagtgactctctctctctcagtgactctctctgtgtgactctctctctcagtgactctctctcgctcagtgactctctctctcagtgactctctctcgctcagtgactctctcactcagtgactctctctcagtgactctctctctcagcgactctctcagtgactctctctctctcagcgactctcagtgactctctctctctcagtgactctctctctcagcgactctctcagtgactctctctctctcagtgactctctctcgctcagtgactctctctctcagtgactctctctctctcagtgactctCTCTCGCTCAGTGACTCTCTGTCAGTgaccctctgtgtctctgcctctctctcacagccatcctggagaagctggaggaaCGGTTCTCCTTGCGCTCGCTCTACTTTTTTGCCTACCTGGCGTTTGGGCTGGGCACAGGCCTGGCCACCCTCTCCACCAACCTGTACGTGGTGCTGTCCCTGTGCATCACCTATGGGGTGCTCTTCTCATCGCTGTGCACGCTGCCCTACTCCCTGCTCTGTGAATACTACCAGAGCCCACAGGTGAGACTCCgccaggtgtgtgtggggctgtggaGGCGTGTGAAATTCGGCTCTGTTAGCAACCTTAATACTGAACGATATTCAACCTCAAGAAATAATGCTGACAGATAATTAAGATATTAGTAAGAAGCAGTTCAAATGGCTACAAAAGTGAAAACAGCATTCAAGAGGAGTATGAGTATAGCAAGTAAAAATTACACTGATGTaatttttggggaaaaatgtatAATACGTTTGCCAGTTTTAATCAGTCATGtggtaatttgattttgatACATGTTCTGAGGGCCACaaacatttagtcattttctAATTTTGCAAAATTTGATATATTTCCTCTCATgcttatttaaaattaatattaacattatattattaatattaacagaGTATCTTCATCTAGAGTCAGTTACAAAGTTACAGTCTAATTTATGATTAAACAATGACTATACTCAACATTGTATGAATttgttacattgtattacatagtttgttgtgtgtttgttgggtaTTTGGTAGATATTCCATGAATCtgactgcatgtatgtgtcccttctctcctctgtgtgcgtgtgtgtgtgtgtgtgcgtgtgtgcatgtgtgtgtgtgtgtgtgtgtgtgtgtgtgtgtgtgtgtgtgtgtatatgtgtgtgtgtgtgtgtgtgtgtgtgtgtgtgtatgtgtatttgtgtgtgtgtgtgtgtgtatgtgtatttgtgtgtgtgtgtgtgtgtgtgtgcatatgtgtgtttgtgtgtatagtTCTGTGGTTCCTCAGAGGGCGGTACTcggagggggatgggggtggacATCTCGCTGCTCAGCTGTCAGTACTTCCTGGCCCAGATCCTGGTCTCCGTGGCGATGGGGCCCCTGACCTCGCTGGTCGGGGGGGCGCGGGGCGTGATGTACTTTGCGAGTGTGATGTCGTTCGTGGGCTGCCTGTACTCCTCGTTGTGTGTGGTGTATCAGCTGCCCCCCGCCGAGGGTGAGCTCCCTCAAAGCGAGGCCCAGCCGCTGCTCGTTCAAATCTAAtgcccatcccccccccccgaaaatACACAtgcttccccccaccccacacacctCTGCACAATGCACTCTGCACCTCCCTCgcctgcctcaaagacagacagacagacagacagcaccctGTGTGGATGCgggtctatgtgtgtgtgtaggctgtacgtgtgtgtgtgtgtgtatgtgtgtgtgggctatatgtgtgtgtgcgtgcttggttgtgtgtgtgtgtgtgtgtgggctatatgtgtgtgtgcgtgcttggtttgtgtgtgtgtgtgggctatatgtgtgtgtgcgtgcttggtttgtgtgtgtgtgtgtgtgtgtgtgtgtgtgtgtgtgtgtgtgaatctgtccCTCAGACTTGCTTGGTCTGCACGCCGCTGTGTGCTTCTCTCtgggtgtggatgtgtccatttACTTGGCCATCCTCCCCAGCCAGAGTCTTCAGTAACTGATTCATTTAATCTTAACTGGAATAATTCCCACTATCTGCTTCAAAGGATCTGGACAGCAGTCAGTCCCTCGAGGTCAAAATGCAGATTGAAGAGTTTGTCATTTTGCTTTAGAACATTGTAATCTCACACTTCTGAGAGCGATGTCTCCTCATATCCTTAGGAATGAATGTGCCACTGAATCTCAGTTATACAGAGCCTGTTCTCGCATATGTATAAACATTGGCCTTGATGACAAACTTAGTGCttcataaatgtactgtaaccTTGATCCAAACACCTGTGGGTCCACAGCTGTGTAACTCTGCTCCTGCAAgcccacagtgtctgcagggctactctaccctggccCTGGAAGACCACATTGTCTGCAGGGGTACTTTACCCTGGCCCTGGAagaccacagtgtctgcagggctactctaccctggtcctggaaaaccacagtgtctgcagggctactctaccctggtcctggaagACCACattgtctgcagggctactctaccctggccctggaagaccacagtgtctgcagggctactctaccctggccCTGGTGGACCACattgtctgcagggctactctaccctggccctggaagaccacagtgtctgcagggctactctaccctggctCTGGAGGACCACAGTGTCTTAAGAGCTACTCTACCCTGGCTCTGGTGGACCACattgtctgcagggctactctaccctggccctggaagaccacagtgtctgcagggctactctaccctggctCTGGAGGACCACAATGTCTTAAGagctactctaccctggttcTGGTGGACCACattgtctgcagggctactctaccctggccctggaagaccacagtgtctgcagggctactctaccctggctCTGGAGGACCACAGTGTCTTAAGAGCTACTCTACCCTGGCTCTGGTGGACCACattgtctgcagggctactctaccctggccctggaagaccacagtgtctgcagggctactctaccctggctCTGGAGGACCACAATGTCTTAAGAGCTACTCTACCCTGGCTCTGGTGGACCACattgtctgcagggctactctaccctggccctggaagaccacagtgtctgcagggtcAATGAGCCCTCAGGGTTGATTAGCCCTGtatgagtctgtctgtctgagtctACACATTAATTCACTCGCAGTAGGTAGGCTTTGAGAATTACTGTTTGAATGTGTCACTATAACCCTGTCTTGCTGCACCAAACACgagtaagcacacacacactctcacactcacatgcacatcaCACATATGCAATATGTAACCACAGGAGAGACGAGCATGGCCACCCTCACTTGCTCCGGGTTGCTGCTGGACTGGGACCGTGAGAGCGGGGCAACAGTGAGCTTCAGGAACTGTTGCTAGGATATTCACTGAGTTGCATAACATTATCCCATCACTGGGGCCGTCAACCGTCAGAATGTTACAAGCACTCTGGCAggggcacacgcacacacaaacaaacacacgtgcacacacacacacacttatgagCTGCGgttgacccctgacctctgccAAGCCCCGCCCTGGACTGTGACCTGACTGATAACACTGCTCCAGTCGTGATTGTTTTGGGAATAGTATTATTACCTTTATGAGGTGAAGGTTAATGAGTGTTATGATAGtggttattatcattatcaggTGGAGATGAATGAAGGTTCCAGAatccacagaaatgttttttgcttCAAACTCGATCTGTGCCGCACTCCATCTCCCCCGGGAGAGGAGACACGGCCCAGACCCAACACCCTACCGGGAAAGGACAAGACACTAGACAAGACACAGTGCTGTTTggatgctgagagagagaactctgattggctgcatcCCAGACGTCTGCAGCGGCGGGACCCGTGGCCTGCAGCGCTGGGAAGAGCTTCAGTTTCACACATCAGGGGGATATGCTGTCATCCTCGCACCCTGGACCTCACTGTGACACCCACTCTGCGAgcccagctctctcacacagcccCGACACGCACACAGCTTTACGTACGCCTCTCACCATGGAATGCTCTCTAAATACCAGTCCCTATCTGAGGTCCGGGCCTCCTACCCAGATgtaatgcaaaatgtgtttttcatgcttgACCAAAATGTCCTGTCCAGCAAAGGCACTCTATAGAAGTACTGTTAAGCAATTATTAATTAAAACGCTGTTTCCTTAACaatatgcttttttaaaataaaatctttaatttatttttttaatttgtttatttaatgtgttgctTTCTAACTTCTTTTTGTGGTATGCagatagttttatttttgtttaatttgaacttctaataaaaacagcagttgaAACACAGGCCTCTCCTGTTGTGGTGCAGAAGCTGGGTGCAGTGTGGGGTGGGCTGACGGGGGGGGAAAACGCTGTCAGAATGTTTTCACTCTCAGTTAAGTGGGAGGAGTTTACACGCAGGGTATGAAACGAGTTCCACTCAAAAATCCCGCCAAACTCATCCGAAACCTTTACACAGCAAGGACACGGCTGTTAAACATGAAGCAGAGAGGTAGTGAAAACGCAGCGAGGTTGTTGCTGTGTGATGGACTACACAGGTCCCAGAGGACTTCTGTTTCTCATCTCGTGCTGAAAACTCCAGCTGACCTTATAAGGACAATTTCACTTTCATTGTGTTTGCAGagatgaaaacatacaaaactgcACTCTCATCTCTAACCACCAGGGGGAGTTATCCTCTACAACGTAGGTTCCCACTACTGAGGAAGCAGTGCTTAAGATACCGATTTACCTGTTGTATCTGTAGTCCGTTAGTATCAGTTCAGACTGCAATTAACTTGTGTCCCAGCTTCAATGAAACAGCGATTCCTGTAGCTCACTGAAATGTGCTTTACTTTATAGATAATTATAGATGACGCTGGGtttcaatcaaattttaatttagtGCATTATTAGAGATCCCT
It contains:
- the slc45a1 gene encoding proton-associated sugar transporter A; translation: MSSQGMATPSDPLLTSPGGGVSAAQDGTWRGSLPKTSSFPSSTTRHLSHRANNFQRHPKRRKLIRPSPPPPPNTPCPLEQLDLTELPPRRSFAELLFNGCILFGIEFSYAMETAYVTPVLLQMGLPDQFYSLVWFISPILGFLVQPVLGAWSDRCTSRFGRRRPFILALAIGALFGLTLVLNGRDIGATLADTATNHKWGIVLTVCGVVLMDFSADSADNPSHAYMMDVCSPEDQDRGLNIHALLAGLGGGFGYIVGGINWDHTEFGRAVGGQLRVIYLFTSITLIVATAMTLTSIPERPLTQAQPPKSSRSTLKSPSLPLPPSPPAALGGPGDEEEEEEEGGPQSYQCYEPRPCQPDLLAHTSSAGARLYAGLTSPISPLSPLTPKYGSFISRDSSLTGINEFASSLGTSYIDSVLIDCYTGQQTPQPLDPDAAAPPLPPGDTPPPQGLPQASVGSVGSGTPGILKRPQSLALMEDPLATAAVGTENGRRRTVTFSQQVANILLNGIRYDSHLSDSTDTADTQLSMKLLCIAIYRMPPSLRSLCTNHFLGWLSFEGMLLFYTDFMGEAVFGGDPKAPHDSEAYRRYNAGVSMGCWGMCIYAFSAAFYSAILEKLEERFSLRSLYFFAYLAFGLGTGLATLSTNLYVVLSLCITYGVLFSSLCTLPYSLLCEYYQSPQFCGSSEGGTRRGMGVDISLLSCQYFLAQILVSVAMGPLTSLVGGARGVMYFASVMSFVGCLYSSLCVVYQLPPAEGELPQSEAQPLLVQI